The Serratia rhizosphaerae genome has a segment encoding these proteins:
- a CDS encoding sigma-54-dependent Fis family transcriptional regulator, producing MDYTPERYWDEEWELIARLNNEQAFSRYIKALHQAWRVFWRGETPSGVRAAVHASWARSRSNGIDPDHFQYRFCEEERLQTILAHNAPLIAIARGVMRNLLAYNPNGHINLTDASGITLYFCGQDLTPVGSMLSEDVSGTNCTGRCLSENRLVYLLNGENYKRALRQRDKHCAAAPVRDENGVTIGVLTLTANSGNFHYHTLGTVQAAAEAISQQLMLRQLLEEQQSVLESINEGVIVLGQRGNIRQLNSYARQVLGISPRADNQDIDNVLQPEACSLKTLNACKDRSITFCPDGGSRITCLISVVCTPDGGKVISLRENRRIRDITHKVIGSSASYHFDMILGQSAAMQAVRNRARTASRSDSTVLLGGESGTGKELFAQSIHNSSARRNGPFLAVNCGAIPRDLVQSELFGYEDGAFTGSRRGGAAGKFELADGGTLFLDEIGDMPLDAQASLLRVLQENEVTRIGGNRPLKVNVRIIAASHRDLEKEVAGGAFRRDLWFRLNVIDLQIPPLRQRKEDISELADGFCEQICRTLGREKARFTAAALRRLEAYGWPGNVRELENIVERTLNLTDSRVIDEQDLPDVLQTAGAARGHAISGSHSLQESERNLIILCLTEKAGNLRQVALALNLSRGALYNKLKRYGIDADDYRRGKAAR from the coding sequence ATGGATTACACACCGGAACGGTACTGGGATGAGGAGTGGGAGTTGATTGCCAGACTTAATAATGAGCAGGCTTTCAGCCGTTATATCAAGGCATTGCACCAAGCCTGGCGGGTGTTCTGGCGCGGTGAGACGCCGTCCGGCGTGCGCGCCGCCGTGCACGCCTCCTGGGCGCGCAGCCGCAGCAACGGCATCGATCCCGACCATTTTCAGTACCGGTTTTGCGAAGAGGAACGGCTGCAGACGATACTGGCGCACAACGCCCCGCTGATCGCCATCGCGCGCGGCGTGATGCGCAACCTGCTGGCTTATAATCCCAACGGGCATATTAATCTCACCGACGCCAGCGGCATTACGCTCTACTTTTGCGGCCAGGATCTGACGCCGGTGGGCAGTATGCTCAGCGAGGACGTTTCCGGCACCAACTGCACCGGTCGCTGCCTGAGCGAAAACCGCCTGGTGTATCTGCTGAACGGCGAGAATTACAAGCGCGCCCTGCGTCAACGTGATAAACACTGCGCCGCCGCGCCGGTCAGGGACGAAAACGGCGTGACGATCGGCGTGCTGACGCTGACCGCCAACTCCGGCAACTTCCACTACCATACGCTGGGCACCGTGCAGGCGGCGGCAGAGGCGATTTCCCAGCAGCTGATGCTGCGTCAGCTGCTCGAGGAGCAGCAATCGGTGCTGGAATCCATCAACGAAGGGGTGATCGTCCTGGGGCAACGGGGCAATATCCGCCAGCTCAACAGCTACGCCCGCCAGGTGCTGGGCATCTCTCCGCGCGCGGACAATCAGGATATCGATAACGTTCTGCAGCCGGAAGCCTGCTCGCTGAAGACGCTGAACGCCTGTAAAGACCGCAGCATTACTTTCTGCCCGGACGGCGGCAGCCGCATCACCTGCCTGATTTCCGTCGTCTGTACGCCGGACGGCGGTAAAGTCATTTCACTGCGGGAAAACCGCCGCATCCGCGATATCACCCACAAGGTAATCGGCAGCAGCGCCAGCTACCACTTCGACATGATCCTCGGCCAGTCGGCCGCCATGCAGGCGGTACGCAACCGGGCGCGCACCGCCAGCCGCAGCGACAGCACCGTGCTGCTGGGCGGCGAAAGCGGCACGGGGAAAGAGCTGTTTGCCCAGTCAATCCACAACAGCAGCGCGCGGCGTAACGGCCCTTTTCTGGCGGTCAACTGCGGCGCAATCCCGCGCGATCTGGTGCAGAGCGAGCTGTTCGGCTATGAAGACGGCGCGTTCACCGGCTCACGCCGTGGCGGCGCGGCGGGCAAATTTGAACTGGCCGACGGCGGCACGCTGTTTCTGGATGAGATCGGCGATATGCCGCTGGATGCACAGGCCAGCCTGCTGCGCGTGCTGCAGGAGAACGAGGTGACGCGCATCGGCGGTAACCGCCCGCTGAAGGTCAACGTACGCATCATTGCCGCCAGCCACCGCGATCTGGAAAAAGAGGTCGCCGGCGGCGCTTTCCGCCGTGACCTTTGGTTCCGCCTGAATGTCATCGACCTGCAGATCCCGCCGCTGCGTCAGCGTAAAGAAGACATCAGCGAACTGGCGGACGGATTCTGCGAGCAGATCTGCCGGACGCTGGGGCGAGAGAAGGCGCGCTTTACCGCCGCCGCCCTGCGCCGGCTGGAGGCCTACGGCTGGCCGGGCAACGTGCGTGAACTGGAGAACATCGTCGAGCGCACCCTCAACCTGACGGACAGCCGGGTGATTGACGAGCAGGATCTGCCGGATGTTCTGCAAACCGCCGGCGCGGCGCGCGGCCACGCGATAAGCGGCAGCCACAGCCTGCAGGAAAGTGAAAGAAATCTGATTATCCTGTGTCTGACGGAAAAGGCCGGCAACCTGCGCCAGGTGGCGCTGGCGCTGAACCTGTCGCGCGGCGCGCTGTATAACAAACTCAAGCGCTATGGCATTGATGCCGACGACTACCGGCGCGGCAAAGCGGCGCGTTAA